One window from the genome of Streptococcus salivarius encodes:
- a CDS encoding CsbD family protein: MGIEDKLNQAKGALKEGAGKLTGDKKTEVEGAVEKVVAKAKDGIEDVKEGVEGAVEGLKNAFSKK, translated from the coding sequence ATGGGAATCGAAGATAAATTGAATCAAGCTAAAGGCGCTCTTAAAGAGGGTGCTGGTAAACTGACTGGCGACAAAAAGACTGAAGTCGAAGGTGCTGTCGAAAAAGTGGTAGCAAAAGCAAAAGACGGTATCGAAGATGTTAAAGAAGGCGTTGAAGGTGCTGTTGAAGGCCTTAAAAATGCTTTTTCTAAAAAATAA
- a CDS encoding carbohydrate-binding domain-containing protein, with protein sequence MTYKHSKQTQERYAIKKSSKWKTAGSVLVASLIFGSSVVLNDSKVSADETNTESTLSTVSTGETTADLIEESTQTDNTSETTETSTESATSTSTAASTSDTDSSSTSTISTTSTTEDTTATSTSSETSDHSSTSATPEASSSETAESTTSETSASETNNADENTSSNTSSSTTEATASETASVLTNSASDSATETTTTESEDSDSESSTTTITFNGTTVVTSDSGTVTVDGTTITINQAGSYTLTGNGSSYTIIVSGSVTDPVTIYLDGVTLTDSSITSNSSAELTVNVLSDSSISSTSANAIEAAGALTITSGTGSNLTLSSTEKHAIKADSVTVDSVTLDLTSEAKDGINATKAVTIKNATVNITATDDGIQVEDETDVNSGDLTITDSTVTINATDKGITVTDELTVEGNSKVTVVAGDEGLEGRYINLTGGTVDITAGDDGINATEWTTKDSADTSSLTNSTSDLENEVGINIDGATVTILADGDGIDSNGNVTVKSGSLYVAQTSADNAAIDYDGTGIISGGTVWAIGNQGMAQAFTTGSSQSYIMANISGSAGDTITVTDSSGNVVATTTATTSFGNVVFSTESLTSGETYTITTSSGASVTATATEEGTNNGPGAGGMGGFPGGGFGNSSMSDNFGGYGGPTSYGGSSTNTGSVNTPWGQSASTSSENTNSTSSTSSATNAPAMTATNTALSNQNTPTSNSSSSEGASLKSNTSLANQPTKEQPTQTMTNATSSAQQQAQETAEKLDNILTQKQTSEASKGHVGVSQKENVSSVVQTNLAQKQNTQTSSKANQSSKSSQSNQTSKSSLPNTGDVSSLGLGALGAVMMTTSFALKGSKHSRK encoded by the coding sequence ATGACATACAAACATAGCAAACAAACACAAGAACGTTATGCCATTAAGAAATCATCAAAATGGAAAACAGCAGGTTCAGTCCTGGTAGCAAGCTTAATCTTTGGTAGCTCAGTTGTCTTAAATGACAGCAAGGTTTCAGCAGACGAGACAAACACTGAATCAACACTCTCAACGGTTTCAACAGGTGAAACCACTGCTGATTTAATTGAAGAAAGTACTCAGACCGACAATACATCAGAAACTACTGAAACAAGCACAGAATCGGCTACAAGTACTTCAACTGCGGCTTCAACTTCAGACACTGATTCATCATCAACAAGTACAATAAGTACAACAAGTACGACAGAGGACACGACTGCTACATCAACAAGCAGTGAAACATCTGATCATTCAAGTACTTCCGCAACTCCAGAAGCAAGTTCTTCTGAAACTGCTGAAAGCACAACTAGTGAAACCTCAGCATCTGAAACGAACAATGCAGACGAAAACACTAGCTCTAATACAAGCTCAAGCACCACTGAAGCCACTGCATCTGAAACAGCTTCAGTGTTAACCAACAGCGCCTCAGATTCAGCTACTGAAACGACGACAACTGAGTCTGAAGATAGTGATTCAGAAAGCTCAACGACAACGATTACTTTCAATGGAACAACCGTGGTAACAAGTGATAGCGGTACTGTCACAGTTGATGGAACGACAATTACCATCAATCAAGCAGGATCATACACTTTGACCGGAAATGGTTCAAGCTATACCATTATTGTGTCAGGTAGCGTGACAGATCCAGTTACAATCTACTTGGATGGTGTGACCTTAACGGATTCGTCTATTACTTCCAATTCTTCAGCAGAATTGACTGTTAATGTCCTTTCAGACAGTTCTATTTCTTCGACGTCTGCTAATGCGATTGAAGCAGCGGGAGCCTTGACCATTACCAGTGGTACTGGAAGTAACTTGACCCTTTCAAGCACTGAAAAGCACGCCATCAAGGCTGACAGTGTAACGGTTGACTCTGTAACACTTGATTTGACTTCTGAGGCAAAGGATGGTATCAATGCGACGAAAGCTGTAACTATTAAAAATGCCACAGTCAACATCACGGCAACTGATGACGGTATTCAGGTCGAAGACGAAACAGATGTGAACAGTGGTGATTTGACGATTACCGACTCAACGGTAACCATTAATGCAACTGATAAAGGTATCACGGTTACAGATGAATTGACTGTCGAAGGCAATTCTAAAGTAACAGTTGTAGCAGGTGACGAAGGCCTTGAAGGGCGTTATATCAATTTGACAGGTGGAACCGTTGATATCACTGCTGGTGATGATGGTATTAACGCCACTGAGTGGACGACCAAGGACAGCGCTGATACTTCAAGCTTAACCAATTCGACTTCTGACTTGGAAAATGAAGTGGGCATCAATATTGACGGTGCAACGGTAACTATTCTGGCAGACGGTGATGGTATCGACAGTAACGGCAATGTGACAGTGAAAAGTGGTTCTCTCTACGTCGCTCAGACAAGTGCAGATAATGCTGCTATCGACTACGATGGAACAGGTATTATTTCTGGCGGTACCGTTTGGGCCATAGGTAACCAAGGAATGGCTCAGGCCTTTACAACGGGTTCAAGCCAGTCTTATATCATGGCCAACATCTCTGGTAGTGCTGGAGATACCATCACAGTTACAGATAGTTCTGGAAATGTTGTAGCGACCACAACAGCAACAACTTCATTTGGAAATGTGGTCTTTAGTACCGAGAGTCTAACTTCGGGTGAAACCTATACCATTACGACATCAAGTGGTGCTAGTGTGACTGCAACAGCTACTGAAGAAGGCACAAACAATGGTCCTGGTGCTGGTGGCATGGGCGGCTTCCCAGGCGGTGGCTTTGGCAATAGCTCAATGTCTGATAACTTCGGAGGCTACGGTGGACCGACTAGCTATGGGGGAAGCTCTACCAATACCGGAAGCGTAAACACACCGTGGGGCCAATCTGCTTCGACAAGTTCTGAGAATACAAATAGCACAAGTAGTACAAGTTCAGCTACCAATGCTCCAGCAATGACAGCGACAAACACAGCTTTATCAAATCAAAATACGCCAACATCAAATTCTTCAAGCTCTGAAGGAGCGTCTCTTAAATCAAATACCTCTCTTGCTAACCAGCCTACAAAAGAGCAACCGACACAAACAATGACTAATGCGACAAGCAGTGCCCAACAACAAGCTCAAGAGACTGCTGAGAAATTGGATAATATTCTTACTCAAAAACAAACTTCTGAAGCATCAAAAGGTCATGTAGGCGTGAGTCAAAAGGAAAATGTAAGCTCAGTCGTACAAACTAATCTTGCTCAGAAACAAAATACCCAAACAAGTTCTAAGGCTAATCAGTCATCTAAAAGTTCACAAAGCAATCAAACAAGTAAATCAAGTCTACCAAATACTGGTGATGTGAGCAGTTTGGGACTAGGCGCATTAGGAGCAGTTATGATGACAACCTCATTTGCCTTAAAAGGAAGCAAGCATTCTCGTAAGTAA
- a CDS encoding ASCH domain-containing protein → MLNQTIGDKIDAWAFGVEADYLAELVLMGQKTATSSAFDLYAVGNEPLPKENELSVILDSKENAICIIETTKVEVIPFKEVSKDHAYKEGEGDRGLTYWQEIHENLFSNWLEEVGLHFSQDSLVVLEEFRVVYPRD, encoded by the coding sequence ATTTTAAATCAGACAATCGGAGATAAGATTGATGCCTGGGCCTTTGGCGTGGAAGCAGATTATTTGGCAGAACTCGTATTGATGGGGCAAAAGACAGCAACCAGTTCAGCTTTTGACTTGTATGCAGTGGGGAATGAACCATTGCCCAAGGAAAATGAACTGAGCGTCATTCTTGATAGTAAGGAGAATGCTATTTGTATTATTGAAACGACGAAAGTTGAGGTCATCCCATTTAAAGAGGTTTCTAAAGACCATGCCTACAAGGAAGGTGAAGGAGACCGTGGGCTAACCTATTGGCAAGAGATTCATGAGAATCTCTTTAGCAATTGGTTGGAAGAGGTTGGATTACATTTTAGTCAGGACAGTCTAGTTGTTTTAGAAGAATTTAGAGTAGTCTATCCTAGAGATTGA
- a CDS encoding amino acid permease: protein MSIFRKKDVGLAQTEMKRHLTLRDVVLLGIGAMVGTGIFTITGTAASTLAGPALIISVLISAVCVGMSAIFFAEFASRYPSAGGVYGYLYAVWGEYPAWMGGWLTMIVFMNAVSSVASGWGAYLKGLLASFGLKLPQAISGPFNPSQGTYIDLLPVLVLVLVTALLLMNSKQALRLNSLLVVLKFSALAVFILVGLFHLNPSNWADFAPFGFGQIYGGKTGIMAGASLMFFGFLGFESISMTVDEIKEPQKNVPRGIVLALIIVASLYAVVSLVLTGVVHYTKLNVDDAVAYALRYIGISWAANYVSVVAIMTLITVCISMAYALSRMVYSLARDGFLPQTFQKVSKTNKVPHHATLLTGVLSAISAGIFSLANMASLVNIATLAYLVLLAIALIILRKDKGLPQKDEFKVPFVPVLPIISIIVCLSFMSQYSWQTWLTFGLAVLIGSAIYAFYGYKHSKY, encoded by the coding sequence ATGAGTATTTTTCGTAAAAAGGATGTCGGTCTCGCTCAGACTGAGATGAAACGGCATCTGACCCTTAGGGATGTGGTCCTTCTGGGAATCGGTGCCATGGTTGGTACAGGAATCTTTACGATTACTGGTACCGCGGCATCGACTCTGGCTGGTCCTGCCCTGATTATTTCAGTCTTGATTTCAGCCGTGTGTGTTGGGATGTCAGCGATTTTCTTTGCCGAGTTTGCCTCACGTTACCCATCAGCCGGTGGTGTCTATGGTTACCTCTATGCTGTCTGGGGGGAGTATCCTGCCTGGATGGGTGGCTGGTTGACCATGATTGTCTTTATGAATGCCGTATCCAGTGTTGCCTCTGGTTGGGGTGCTTACCTCAAGGGGCTGCTGGCTAGCTTTGGTCTTAAGTTGCCTCAAGCCATCAGTGGACCTTTCAATCCCAGTCAAGGTACTTACATAGACCTCTTGCCAGTCTTGGTCTTAGTCTTGGTGACGGCTCTTCTTCTCATGAATTCCAAGCAGGCTTTACGTTTGAACTCCCTATTGGTAGTGCTCAAGTTTTCAGCCTTGGCGGTCTTCATCTTAGTGGGGCTCTTCCATTTGAATCCTAGCAACTGGGCAGATTTTGCACCATTTGGCTTTGGTCAGATTTATGGAGGAAAAACTGGGATTATGGCAGGAGCCTCTCTCATGTTCTTTGGATTTCTTGGTTTCGAGTCTATCTCTATGACCGTAGACGAGATTAAAGAGCCGCAAAAGAACGTTCCTCGAGGTATCGTTCTTGCCTTGATTATTGTGGCTTCACTTTATGCAGTGGTTTCTCTCGTCTTGACAGGAGTGGTTCACTATACCAAGTTGAATGTTGATGATGCTGTGGCTTATGCCCTTCGCTATATCGGTATTTCTTGGGCAGCCAACTACGTATCAGTGGTTGCTATTATGACCTTGATTACGGTATGTATCTCAATGGCCTATGCCCTTAGCCGTATGGTTTATAGCCTGGCGCGTGATGGTTTCCTTCCTCAAACCTTCCAAAAGGTTTCAAAGACTAATAAGGTTCCACATCATGCGACGCTTTTGACAGGCGTTTTGTCAGCTATCTCAGCAGGTATCTTCTCTTTGGCCAATATGGCATCCTTGGTTAACATTGCGACCTTGGCTTACTTGGTCCTCTTGGCTATTGCCCTCATTATTCTTCGTAAGGACAAGGGTTTGCCACAGAAGGATGAGTTTAAGGTTCCATTTGTTCCTGTCTTGCCCATTATTTCAATTATCGTCTGCCTCTCCTTTATGAGTCAGTACAGTTGGCAGACATGGTTAACCTTTGGTTTGGCAGTGCTAATTGGGTCAGCGATCTATGCCTTTTACGGTTACAAACATTCTAAGTATTAA
- a CDS encoding KxYKxGKxW signal peptide domain-containing protein, whose product MENKVHFKLHKVKKQWVTIAVSGLALGASLIGVGVSADEEAANQVTSASTPESVSQDPDFVVTETTVDTTKADLVATNNAADTTATVTTEKQPVLKEDQASSTYNLASGETRTSTSETASTVTEVNSQAPESVETTVVSGGQFKSDAEGNWYYLKDGKNLTGAQNVDHFDLYFHEDGKQAKGEIITENGQSFYYDKANGRKVTNTSINIDGQAYNADAQGRLTAVLPETNKRNQFIEDNNHNWYYLGKDGKPVTGAQTIDTFNLYFHEDGRQAKNEIVTINGDSYYFDKDNGRRVTGLYYVDGANHKYSGYYYFDKDGKMVKDDFVTENGNTYYFDATGYQPNFVFVSDKAGNWYYMSDFKATKGFSAPFGFQTEFLDRSQADYKTSVQNLNGQQYYFDPKTGIMVTNRYISDDKGNWYYFGKDGKALHGFQTVDGSLHYFNDNGQQIKGDFLYYYNDIYYFDKDNGNPVTNQFVNRDNSWYYFGADGKAVSGFQTINGQNLYFHEYGVQAKGQLVTVDGKTYYFDPNTGDKWVNRSLTLNGTVYNFDNNGVATTKADQTTNRNQFVKGTDQEWYYYDDNGKKVTGFQTINKDLYYFNDKGQQVRGGIFNLGDNYYVANKDTGAILRNAFYHDKSTGRYGDFSENIYYAGNDGAFKTGWLEVNGNRYYASDYSDDDTPKGNLYTGVINSQLFSPDGKLLTNGLYPEFKRTGENAYDLEGVYVTDTDGNIKEGPYQYDGKILGSKYSSVRQSQWSTFDEWDILNGHLYHFDSTPMTFTAPNGQKVTTNVAIATTNKALTYRGVTFNFDAKGIDETKEKAIHFDQLKTDRNGTSYLYENGQKVTGLKTFDGVSYYFYDDGHQAKGTEVAINNNIYQFDQLTGIMTRNAFSKSYNYEGSPRFPYYPTRYYGNDGAALTGWQTINGKDYYFRASGNLETGRFVIGDRAYNADDNGVVADRKGEPAYRNRIVYDKGDNYYYNDKGEKVTGFQEVDGKVLYFDAEGKQVLGRFVTVDNYTYYFDPKTGERYTNRSVLIDGKLYTFDKDGHVVS is encoded by the coding sequence ATGGAAAATAAAGTTCATTTTAAACTTCATAAAGTGAAAAAACAATGGGTTACCATTGCCGTATCTGGTTTGGCACTTGGTGCCTCATTGATTGGAGTTGGTGTCTCTGCCGACGAAGAAGCTGCGAATCAAGTCACCTCAGCAAGCACACCTGAGAGCGTCAGCCAAGATCCTGATTTTGTCGTCACAGAAACAACTGTAGATACGACAAAAGCTGATCTAGTCGCAACTAATAATGCAGCTGATACAACTGCTACTGTTACAACGGAAAAGCAGCCAGTCCTTAAAGAAGATCAAGCAAGTAGCACTTACAATTTGGCTAGTGGCGAAACGAGAACTTCTACTTCAGAAACAGCTAGCACAGTCACTGAAGTAAACAGTCAAGCACCAGAATCTGTTGAAACTACTGTCGTTTCTGGCGGTCAATTCAAGAGTGATGCTGAAGGCAACTGGTACTACCTTAAAGACGGGAAAAATCTGACAGGTGCCCAAAACGTTGACCATTTCGACCTTTATTTCCACGAGGATGGAAAGCAAGCCAAAGGTGAGATTATCACTGAAAATGGACAATCTTTCTACTATGACAAAGCCAATGGACGTAAGGTAACCAATACCTCTATCAACATCGATGGTCAAGCCTACAATGCTGATGCCCAAGGTCGTTTGACAGCAGTTCTCCCTGAAACGAACAAACGCAACCAGTTTATCGAAGATAATAACCACAACTGGTATTACCTCGGCAAAGATGGCAAACCCGTCACTGGTGCTCAGACCATTGATACATTTAACCTCTACTTCCACGAAGACGGTCGACAAGCTAAAAACGAAATCGTTACTATTAATGGTGATAGCTACTATTTCGATAAAGACAATGGACGTCGTGTGACAGGTCTCTACTACGTTGATGGTGCTAATCACAAATACTCAGGCTATTACTACTTCGACAAAGATGGCAAGATGGTTAAAGATGATTTTGTCACTGAAAATGGCAACACCTACTATTTTGATGCTACTGGCTATCAACCTAATTTTGTCTTTGTTTCGGATAAAGCTGGGAATTGGTATTACATGAGTGACTTCAAGGCAACTAAAGGCTTCTCAGCCCCATTTGGTTTCCAAACCGAATTCCTAGATCGTAGCCAAGCTGACTACAAGACAAGTGTTCAAAACCTAAACGGTCAACAGTATTACTTTGATCCTAAGACTGGTATCATGGTAACCAATCGTTATATTTCTGACGACAAGGGTAATTGGTATTACTTTGGTAAAGATGGTAAAGCACTTCACGGTTTTCAAACGGTAGACGGTAGCCTTCACTACTTCAATGACAATGGTCAACAAATCAAAGGAGACTTCCTTTACTACTATAACGATATCTATTATTTCGATAAAGACAATGGAAATCCCGTAACTAACCAATTCGTTAATAGAGATAACTCTTGGTACTACTTCGGAGCTGATGGTAAAGCCGTATCTGGTTTCCAAACCATTAACGGACAGAACCTATATTTCCACGAATATGGTGTCCAAGCCAAGGGACAACTGGTTACCGTTGACGGCAAAACCTACTATTTCGACCCAAATACAGGTGACAAGTGGGTTAATCGTTCACTTACCTTAAACGGTACGGTCTATAATTTTGACAATAATGGTGTGGCGACGACTAAAGCTGACCAAACAACAAATCGAAACCAATTTGTTAAAGGTACTGATCAAGAATGGTACTACTATGATGATAATGGTAAAAAGGTCACTGGTTTCCAAACCATTAACAAGGACCTCTACTACTTTAACGATAAGGGCCAACAAGTTCGAGGAGGTATTTTCAACCTAGGTGATAACTACTACGTCGCCAACAAAGATACTGGTGCTATCCTTCGCAATGCCTTCTACCATGATAAATCTACTGGTCGTTACGGTGACTTCTCTGAAAACATCTACTACGCTGGCAATGATGGTGCCTTCAAGACAGGCTGGTTAGAAGTCAACGGTAACCGTTACTACGCTAGCGACTATTCTGATGACGACACCCCTAAAGGAAACCTCTACACAGGAGTTATCAACTCTCAACTCTTTAGCCCAGATGGGAAACTCTTGACAAATGGTCTCTATCCTGAGTTTAAGCGTACTGGTGAAAATGCTTATGACCTTGAAGGTGTCTATGTCACAGATACCGACGGTAATATCAAAGAAGGTCCTTATCAGTATGATGGCAAGATTCTTGGATCAAAATATAGTAGCGTTCGCCAATCACAATGGTCAACTTTTGACGAATGGGACATTCTTAACGGACACCTCTACCATTTCGACTCTACACCAATGACCTTCACAGCACCAAATGGCCAAAAAGTAACCACAAACGTTGCCATTGCAACAACTAACAAGGCCCTTACATATCGTGGTGTAACCTTTAATTTTGATGCCAAGGGTATTGACGAGACAAAAGAAAAAGCCATCCACTTTGACCAATTGAAGACGGATCGTAACGGTACAAGTTATCTCTATGAAAATGGCCAAAAAGTCACTGGTTTGAAGACCTTTGATGGCGTTAGTTACTATTTCTATGACGATGGCCACCAAGCTAAAGGTACTGAGGTCGCAATCAACAATAATATTTACCAATTTGACCAACTGACTGGTATCATGACACGCAACGCCTTTTCAAAATCATATAATTACGAAGGTTCTCCACGTTTTCCATACTACCCAACACGCTACTATGGCAATGACGGAGCTGCTCTGACAGGTTGGCAAACCATCAACGGCAAGGACTACTACTTCCGAGCTAGCGGAAACCTTGAAACAGGACGTTTTGTCATCGGAGATAGAGCCTATAACGCTGATGACAATGGCGTGGTTGCTGACCGCAAGGGTGAACCTGCCTACCGCAATCGTATCGTCTACGATAAGGGCGACAACTATTATTACAATGATAAAGGTGAGAAAGTGACTGGCTTCCAAGAAGTTGATGGCAAGGTCCTCTACTTCGACGCTGAAGGCAAACAAGTCCTAGGACGCTTTGTCACAGTTGATAATTACACCTACTATTTCGACCCTAAAACAGGTGAAAGATACACTAACCGCTCTGTCCTCATCGACGGTAAACTCTATACCTTCGATAAAGATGGACATGTGGTGTCTTAA